Proteins encoded by one window of Culicoides brevitarsis isolate CSIRO-B50_1 chromosome 2, AGI_CSIRO_Cbre_v1, whole genome shotgun sequence:
- the LOC134829494 gene encoding ATP-binding cassette sub-family G member 4, whose product MSIKKQNQKIKLNVSITEQSLENNPSTTTCINSINSQQVSCSGNMNATVPPIILENFKNGNVFVDINTNNGDSPNNLNINAQTTAALYSPGLVPKVQNDSPDSQRKGNVTLTHLPKRPPIDIEFQELMYSISEGRARGYKTILKGVSGKFRSGELTSIMGPSGAGKSTLMNILAGYKTSNLTGTVLINGNTRSLRKFRKMSCYIMQDDQLLPYLTVKEAMMVSANLKLGKDITESTKKVVIEEIMETLGLSEAANTKTMNLSGGQRKRLSVALELVNNPPVMFFDEPTSGLDSSSCSQLISLLKSLARGGRTIICTIHQPSARLLEMFDQLYLLAEGQCVYQGQVLGLVPFLHSMGYDCPSYHNPADFVMEVVCEEHGECVHKFVTAVNNGKCNNYNQPLTCVSQDSSTNFDLSLSMNSCGTTTIVEMINEDIQKPSSTKKAFSTDNATLTIPSSSTTTTASLEKNTKSVEKPVESTCSSALIESSADPEAGRRHLEKYTYPTSTWLQFYILLKRTFVSIIRDKTLTQMRLLAHVIVGAIIGMIYYDIGNDATKILSNSGCIFFTTLFTMFTAMMPTILTFPTEMAVFVREHLNYWYSLKAFYFAKTIADLPFQILFSSVYVITVYMLTSQPMEANRIIMFVVICILTSLVAQSLGLLIGAGLSVENGVFLGPVSTIPTILFSGFFVNFDVIPKYLQWVTYVSYVRYGFEGAMISIYGMDRERLDCKDIYCHFRNPKKFLEEMSMENAEYWVDAVALIVIFVALRIMAYFVLKWKLHSIR is encoded by the exons ATGTCAATTAAGAagcaaaaccaaaaaatcaagttaaatGTATCGATAACTGAACAATCATTGGAAAACAATCCATCAACTACAACATGTATAAATAGTATAAATTCGCAGCAAGTTAGTTGTAGTGGAAATATGAATGCAACAGTACCAccaattattttagaaaacttcaaaaatggcAACGTCTTTGTCGATATCAATACGAACAATGG gGATTCTCCCAACAATCTAAACATCAATGCACAAACGACGGCAGCTTTGTACAGCCCCGGGTTAGTGCCAAAAGTACAAAATGACAGTCCCGATAGCCAACGCAAAGGCAAT gtGACCTTAACACATTTGCCGAAACGTCCGCCAATCGACATTGAGTTCCAAGAGCTGATGTATTCCATCAGTGAGGGACGTGCTCGTGGCTACAAGACAATTTTGAAAGGAGTAAGTGGAAAATTTCGTTCTGGCGAACTGACATCGATTATGGGACCATCTGGCGCTGGCAAATCTActcttatgaatattttagcgGGCtacaa aacttCTAATCTTACGGGAACTGTGTTGATAAATGGAAATACTCGAAGTTTGcggaaatttcgtaaaatgtCTTGTTACATTATGCAAGATGATCAATTGTTGCCCTATTTAACGGTAAAAGAGGCCATGATGGTTTCAGCGAATTTGAAACTTGGCAAAGATATTACGGAGAGCACGAAGAAAGTAGTGATTGAAGAAATTATGGAGACCTTGGGTTTGAGTGAGGCTGCCAACACAAAAACAATGAATCTCTCGGGTGGACAACGAAAACGACTCTCGGTTGCCTTAGAATTGGTCAATAATCCGCCAGTTATGTTTTTCGATGAGCCAACGTCCGGCTTGGATTCGTCGTCGTGCTCTCAGTTGATCAGTTTACTAAAGTCTCTTGCGCGCGGCGGCAGGACAATAATTTGCACAATTCACCAACCAAGTGCCCGTCTCCTTGAGATGTTTGATCAGCTGTATTTGCTAGCGGAAGGACAATGCGTTTATCAAGGTCAAGTACTCGGATTAGTGCCGTTCTTGCATTCCATGGGCTACGATTGTCCCAGCTACCACAATCCAGCGGATTTTGTTATGGAAGTTGTTTGCGAGGAACACGGGGAATGCGTTCACAAGTTTGTAACGGCAGTTAATAATGGAAAGTGTAACAACTACAATCAACCGTTGACGTGTGTGAGTCAAGATAGCTCTACGAATTTCGATTTGTCACTTTCCATGAATTCCTGTGGCACCACTACGATTGTCGAGATGATCAATGAAGACATTCAAAAGCCGTCCAGCACCAAAAAAGCCTTTTCCACCGATAACGCAACTCTCACGATCCCATCTTCATCTACCACCACCACCGCCTCTTTGGAGAAAAACACCAAATCTGTAGAGAAACCCGTAGAATCGACTTGCTCCTCGGCTCTTATTGAGTCCTCAGCAGATCCAGAGGCTGGAAGACGTCATCTTGAGAAATACACATATCCAACATCGACGTGGCTTCAATTCTATATTTTGTTGAAGCGAACTTTTGTCAGTATTATACGCGATAAGACGCTCACTCAAATGCGTTTGCTGGCACACGTTATTGTTGGAGCAATTATTGGTATGATTTATTACGATATTGGAAACGACGCGACTAAAAT ACTTAGTAACTCCGGATGCATTTTCTTTACAACTTTATTCACAATGTTCACCGCAATGATGCCCACCATATTGACAT TTCCTACCGAAATGGCTGTCTTTGTACGTGAACATCTAAACTACTGGTATTCCCTGAAGGCCTTCTATTTTGCCAAGACAATTGCCGACTTGCCCTTTCAAATACTCTTTTCAAGCGTTTACGTCATAACGGTTTACATGCTGACATCGCAACCCATGGAGGCAAATCGTATCATAATGTTTGTCGTCATTTGTATTCTCACATCTCTGGTGGCGCAAAGTCTCGGACTACTAATTGGTGCTGGCTTAAGTGTGGAAAATGGTGTTTTTTTGGGACCTGTATCAACAATACCGACAATCCTCTTTTCCGGATTTTTCGTAAACTTTGACGTTATTCCCAAGTACTTACAATGGGTAACGTATGTTAGTTACGTGCGATATGGCTTCGAAGGAGCCATGATATCGATTTATGGAATGGATCGCGAAAGATTGGATTGCAAAGATATCTATTGTCATTTTCGCAATCCGAAAAAGTTCCTGGAGGAAATGTCAATGGAAAATGCGGAATATTGGGTTGATGCGGTAGCGTTAATAGTTATTTTTGTGGCTCTACGAATTATGGCCTACTTTGTGCTTAAGTGGAAGTTACACTCGATCCGTTAG
- the LOC134828728 gene encoding drosulfakinins, with the protein MTYISVTFITTLVLYLTYMLLFAAAVDAKVEASGDDAPLKAPATQQWSRYSNKRMARPLYAINAYRREHVNPVDMEFMDESDIDKRGTMDDYGHLRFGKRGQEIGDYGYMRFGRR; encoded by the coding sequence atgaCTTACATTTCCGTTACATTTATTACAACGCTCGTCCTTTATTTGACGTACATGCTGCTCTTTGCGGCAGCAGTTGATGCCAAAGTTGAAGCATCTGGAGACGACGCCCCATTAAAAGCACCTGCAACCCAACAATGGAGCCGTTACTCAAATAAACGTATGGCTCGTCCGCTGTACGCCATCAACGCTTATCGCCGGGAACACGTCAACCCCGTGGATATGGAATTTATGGACGAAAGTGACATCGATAAACGTGGTACAATGGACGACTATGGTCACTTGAGATTCGGTAAACGCGGCCAGGAAATCGGAGATTACGGTTACATGCGATTCGGTCGCCGTTAA
- the LOC134831439 gene encoding ATP-binding cassette sub-family G member 1, producing MTVIGVDEEYNNGSSLLGNAKNNRSAIVQIVPAQPKTLSHLPARPAVNLAFQDLYYRIKEGRRNNEKEILKGVSGTLRSNELTAIMGPSGAGKSTLLNILSGYKSTGIEGSIAINGKERNISQFRKLSAYIMQDNQLHGNLRVDEAMNVASSLKLPQSVGKNEKEVAIHEILDTLGLLEHRRTFTRNLSGGQKKRLSIALELVNNPPIMFFDEPTSGLDSSTCFQVINLLKFLAGGGRTIICTIHQPSARLFEMFDQLYTLADGQCVYQGRTNQLVPFLKTLDLECPSYHNPASYVIEVACGEHGDHTRKLVNAIENGKKDIRSEDNFPAAMAANGLAKVHAKDSNLKSNYEKNIQKDVNMDIKTASSQKHVGNGLLQKAVNDLAKNGEENVVIPVEEKEDNEAAVALLEQDTMVSTKERYPTSEWHQFLVVLKRTLLFSRRDWTLMYLRLFAHILVGFLIGALYYDIGNDGAKVLSNLGFLFFNMLFLMYTSMTITILSFPLEMPVLLKENFNRWYSLRSYYFAITLSDIPFQACFCVIYVSIVYYFTSQPMEWFRFSLFLGACLLVSFVAQSVGLVVGAAMNVQNGVFLAPVMSVPFLLFSGFFVSFDAIPVYLRWITYLSYIRYGFEGTALATYSFGREKLKCFQTYCHFKSPQTTLEELDMVDADFTLDIVALVVIFVLLRVAAFLFLRWKLKTVR from the exons ATGACCGTCATAGGAGTAGACGAAGAATATAATAATGGCAGCAGTTTGCTGGGAAATGCCAAGAATAACAGATCTGCGATTGTCCAAATTGTTCCAGCACAACCGAAAACATTATCACATTTACCAGCAAGACCTGCCGTTAATCTAGCATTTCAAGATCTTTATTATCGCATCAAAGAGGGTCGCAGAAATA atgaaaaGGAAATTCTCAAAGGTGTCAGCGGCACATTGCGCTCCAATGAGCTCACAGCGATCATGGGACCATCGGGAGCTGGCAAAAGTACCTTGTTGAACATCTTATCTGGCTACAA ATCCACTGGAATTGAAGGCTCAATTGCGATTAATGGCAAGGAAAGAAACATCAGTCAATTCCGCAAGTTGTCGGCATACATCATGCAGGATAATCAACTTCACGGAAATTTACGAGTTGATGAAGCCATGAATGTCGCAAGTAGCTTAAAGTTGCCCCAAAGTGTTGGAAAGAACGAGAAAGAAGTTGCT attcatGAAATTCTTGACACCTTGGGTCTCCTCGAGCATCGTCGCACATTCACCCGCAACCTCAGTGGTGGCCAAAAGAAACGTCTTTCAATTGCTCTGGAATTGGTAAACAATCCACCAATTATGTTCTTCGACGAGCCAACTTCCGGTCTCGATTCATCCACCTGCTTCCAAGTCATCAATTTGCTCAAATTCTTAGCGGGTGGCGGTCGCACAATCATTTGCACAATTCACCAGCCAAGTGCACGTCTCTTCGAGATGTTCGATCAATTGTACACGTTGGCGGACGGGCAATGCGTCTATCAAGGTCGAACGAATCAGTTGGTTCCCTTTTTGAAGACACTCGATTTGGAATGTCCGAGTTATCACAATCCCGCGAGTTATGTCATTGAAGTGGCATGCGGCGAGCACGGTGATCATACGAGGAAACTCGTTAATGCAATTGAAAACGGCAAAAAGGATATCCGATCGGAAGACAATTTTCCTGCAGCAATGGCGGCAAATGGACTTGCAAAGGTGCACGCTAAAGATTCCAATTTGAAGTCAAATtacgagaaaaatattcaaaaggaCGTAAATATGGACATCAAGACGGCGTCATCGCAAAAACATGTGGGAAATGGACTTTTGCAGAAGGCAGTGAACGATCTTGCCAAAAATGGAGAAGAAAATGTTGTGATACCCGTGGAGGAAAAGGAAGATAATGAAGCAGCTGTGGCACTTTTGGAGCAAGATACCATGGTGTCGACCAAAGAACGTTATCCCACGTCAGAATGGCATCAATTTTTGGTAGTGCTCAAGAGAACTTTGCTCTTCAGTAGACGTGATTGG ACTTTGATGTACCTTCGATTGTTTGCTCATATTTTGGTCGGATTTCTCATTGGTGCTCTCTACTACGATATCGGAAATGATGGCGCAAAAGTACTCAGCAACTTGGGTTTTCTCTTCTTCAACATGCTTTTCCTCATGTACACCTCGATGACTATCACAATTTTATCAt tccCGCTAGAGATGCCTGTCTTATTAAAGGAAAACTTTAATCGATGGTATTCACTGAGGTCTTACTATTTCGCAATCACCCTTTCGGATATTCCATTCCag gCCTGTTTCTGCGTCATTTACGTCTCTATCGTATATTACTTCACATCACAGCCAATGGAATGGTTCCGATTCAGTCTTTTCTTAGGTGCTTGCTTGTTGGTGTCCTTCGTTGCACAAAGTGTCGGCCTTGTGGTTGGAGCCGCAATGAACGTACAAAATGGCGTTTTCCTTGCACCAGTGATGTCTGTACCATTCCTTCTCTTCTCCGGTTTCTTCGTATCATTTGATGCAATTCCCGTTTATCTCCGATGGATTACATATTTATCGTACATTCGATATGGCTTCGAGGGCACCGCCCTAGCTACATACTCATTTGGAcgcgaaaaattaaagtgtttCCAGACCTATTGCCACTTCAAGTCGCCACAAACCACTTTGGAGGAACTTGACATGGTAGATGCGGACTTTACACTGGACATTGTTGCGTTAGTCGTCATTTTCGTGCTGCTTAGAGTTGCCGCATTCTTATTCTTAAGATGGAAACTGAAGACAGtgcgttaa